One Neosynechococcus sphagnicola sy1 genomic region harbors:
- a CDS encoding AbrB/MazE/SpoVT family DNA-binding domain-containing protein produces MNKLSPSVDVNLGRQGRLVIPAALRRSLGFEEGDTLVAREEAGRLVLEKPETIKQRLKARFAQVPNDRSLVDELIAERREEAKQEAAE; encoded by the coding sequence ATGAATAAACTATCCCCATCGGTAGACGTGAATCTGGGTCGCCAAGGTCGATTAGTGATTCCGGCAGCGTTGCGGCGATCGCTGGGGTTTGAGGAGGGCGATACGTTGGTGGCGCGGGAGGAGGCGGGGCGATTGGTGTTGGAAAAACCGGAAACAATTAAGCAACGGCTGAAGGCGCGATTTGCGCAGGTGCCGAACGATCGCAGCTTGGTGGATGAATTGATTGCAGAACGGCGGGAAGAGGCAAAGCAGGAAGCAGCGGAATGA
- a CDS encoding chemotaxis protein CheW, giving the protein MSALSPLRFQRLQKHRAEATEQFVVFRLGQEWFALAIQVVQKVVPLGQVYGDPQGTGVSLTIYQDQELVVVDVGHRIFSNQGLASLPTTAGAAAAPQRYLLIVQNSQGGVVGLPIDSQPTLRRVAIAAVMPLSTTYLSQANIQCVSSLMIQAANQPPVFLLDPDQLSQPQQITALTR; this is encoded by the coding sequence ATGTCAGCCCTCTCTCCCCTGCGATTTCAACGCCTGCAAAAACATCGGGCGGAAGCGACGGAGCAGTTCGTCGTCTTTCGTCTCGGACAAGAATGGTTTGCCCTCGCGATTCAGGTGGTTCAGAAAGTAGTCCCCCTCGGTCAAGTTTACGGTGACCCTCAGGGGACTGGGGTCAGCCTCACCATTTACCAGGACCAAGAACTCGTCGTCGTGGATGTGGGACACCGCATCTTTAGCAACCAGGGACTTGCTAGTTTACCCACCACTGCGGGAGCAGCGGCTGCCCCCCAGCGTTATCTGTTAATTGTGCAAAACTCTCAGGGGGGAGTGGTTGGGTTGCCCATTGATTCTCAACCAACGTTACGGCGGGTGGCGATCGCGGCGGTGATGCCCTTATCTACCACTTACCTCTCCCAGGCCAATATCCAGTGTGTCAGTTCCTTGATGATTCAGGCAGCGAATCAACCCCCTGTTTTCTTGCTCGATCCTGACCAGTTGTCTCAGCCTCAGCAAATCACGGCACTCACTCGCTAG
- a CDS encoding glucose-1-phosphate adenylyltransferase gives MKRVLAIILGGGAGTRLYPLTKLRAKPAVPLAGKYRLIDIPVSNCINSEIFKIYVLTQFNSASLNRHIARTYSFPGFSEGFVEILAAQQTPENPNWFQGTADAVRQYLWILEEWDVDEYLILSGDHLYRMDYRQFVQRHRETQADITLSVVPMDERRASEFGLMQIDSAGRVVSFSEKPKGDALNQMRVDTTVLGLTAAEAQAMPFIASMGIYVFRKEVLIRLLKEATDRTDFGKEIIPASAPNFNVQAYLFNDYWEDIGTIEAFYKANLALTRQPQPPFSFYDEEAPIYTRQRFLPPSKLLDCRVTESMIGEGCILKECRIEHSVLGVRSRIESGCVIDNSLIMGADYYQPFAERRTGMANGTVPLGIGSDTVIRRAIVDKNACIGRNVQIINKDQVEEAERENLGFYIRSGIVVVLKNAVIPDGFVI, from the coding sequence GTGAAAAGAGTATTAGCCATCATTCTCGGAGGTGGCGCAGGCACCCGCCTCTATCCACTAACCAAACTGAGAGCCAAGCCTGCGGTGCCCCTGGCAGGGAAGTATCGTCTGATCGATATTCCAGTGAGTAATTGCATTAACTCGGAAATTTTTAAGATTTATGTCTTAACTCAGTTCAACTCGGCCTCTCTCAATCGTCATATTGCCCGTACCTATAGTTTCCCTGGCTTTTCCGAAGGCTTTGTGGAAATCCTGGCTGCCCAACAAACGCCGGAAAACCCGAATTGGTTTCAAGGGACGGCGGATGCAGTACGTCAGTATCTCTGGATCCTAGAGGAATGGGATGTGGATGAATACCTGATACTCTCCGGTGACCACCTCTATCGCATGGATTACCGCCAGTTTGTCCAGCGTCACCGGGAAACCCAGGCTGATATTACCCTCTCCGTGGTGCCCATGGATGAGCGTCGGGCTTCTGAATTTGGGTTAATGCAGATTGACAGTGCCGGACGGGTGGTAAGCTTCAGCGAAAAGCCCAAAGGGGATGCCCTCAACCAGATGCGTGTTGATACTACCGTCTTGGGTCTGACGGCTGCAGAAGCCCAGGCAATGCCCTTTATTGCCTCTATGGGGATCTATGTGTTCCGCAAAGAGGTGTTAATCCGGTTGTTGAAGGAGGCGACGGATCGCACGGACTTTGGCAAGGAAATCATCCCGGCCTCGGCTCCTAACTTTAATGTCCAAGCCTACCTGTTCAATGATTATTGGGAGGATATTGGAACCATTGAAGCCTTTTATAAGGCCAACCTCGCCCTGACACGGCAGCCGCAGCCGCCGTTTAGTTTCTACGATGAGGAAGCTCCCATCTACACCCGCCAACGCTTTCTGCCCCCGAGCAAGCTGTTAGATTGTCGGGTCACTGAATCGATGATTGGGGAGGGCTGTATTCTCAAAGAATGTCGAATCGAGCACTCTGTCCTCGGGGTGCGATCGCGCATTGAATCAGGTTGTGTGATCGACAACTCCTTGATTATGGGGGCGGACTATTATCAACCCTTTGCCGAGCGACGCACGGGCATGGCCAATGGTACGGTTCCCCTTGGAATTGGCTCTGACACCGTCATTCGTCGTGCCATTGTTGACAAAAACGCTTGTATTGGACGCAATGTCCAGATCATCAATAAGGATCAGGTTGAGGAAGCAGAGCGGGAAAACCTGGGATTCTATATTCGGAGTGGCATTGTGGTGGTGCTGAAGAATGCCGTCATTCCCGATGGCTTTGTGATTTAG
- a CDS encoding GAF domain-containing protein, with the protein MTNHSQGNNSGRVGVPTSNYLAAPGHSMNGGSQLPQPVTTAAPFKTGVGKSQPSXPLPPSPRGQRHLLGFWQNLSFRWKLTLLLLTTAAVPVLVVTQLLTTISAQQFLRQIKASVSEKNALFTDEYVLWTQEEVQTDAEAILGDVQSAGIDLNNPEQVQARQPFLQNLLKLRSDVDPETLKSFKILTNAQGQTVAQSVQVLDEDFTTPPSLPAPSETLKPQSFHLLSLPVGIPLGDIPIVQSALQRGRPLVGMELLKGSYLQRLGLDKQANVGIRPQAIKGLPEPKQPFPEGTYNIDGGKAGLVSMAVYPIRTGGKLTGTVVVGSLLNRNFGIPDKFTQRYPDIPVATIFAQDWRVSTNVPYVDPVTKKPDNTRAIATRVSREVAAQVLNQGEKFVGTTNIVGVNYLTAYTPLYDHQKALNPEAKPVGIAFVGKPLTEVDQLLWRERALGYGIGGGMLLLVGLIALPLAGTFSRPLRRLTHFAEQVGSGETSMRLENTQSQDEIGILSQEMNQMVGRLEANLLAQRQEAQRSQLFAEIAQSESSTLTVLLNQLLTNIRTQMGVDRVVVYRFNLDWSGYVSAESVAPGWFQALADKIEDPCIPQDLLESYRQGRVVPTTDVFNAGFHPQHLKLMERLQIKSNLVTPIVAGDQLYGLLVAHHCAQPHVWQPSEIDQLGQFASQIGLSLSRVVSLEQKSLEAKRSQLFAEVTAAKARVSQDLEFVFNRAVTGALDYLQADRVVVYQFNRDWSGFVASEAVLPGWPQALNNTIEDACIPQQLRDAYCQGRVVPTKDVFNAGFHPEHLKLMERLQIKANLVTPIVTNNQLYGLLVAHFCGRPHVWQQSEIDFLTQLATLVGLSLDRVNFLQDSEVARQQAEALAKEQQRQKEAIQLQLIDLLSSVEGASRGDLTVRADVTAADIGTVADFFNAIIGSLRKIVVQVQASAQQVSTSVGKNEGAIRQLADQALKQADEITRTLSSVEQMSRSIQTVSDNAKQAATVARQASTTAEAGEVAMDRTVQSILQLRDTVGETSKRVKRLGESSQQISKVVALINQIAMKTKLLSINASIEAALAGEEGRGFAVVAEEVGQLSAQSAMATKEIERIVESIQRETSEVVAAMEVGTTQVVEGTQLVEGAKQSLEQIVEVSRQIDQLVQAISQATVSQTQTSDSVAQLMQAIAQTSEQTSASSRQVSQALEQTVKVAQELQVSVGTFKVNTQG; encoded by the coding sequence ATGACGAATCATTCCCAGGGCAACAACTCCGGCCGCGTCGGTGTTCCTACCTCTAACTATCTAGCTGCGCCAGGTCACTCGATGAATGGCGGTAGCCAACTGCCCCAGCCAGTGACCACCGCAGCACCATTCAAGACAGGCGTTGGCAAATCCCAACCGTCTTYCCCCTTACCCCCCAGTCCCCGTGGGCAACGCCACCTTCTAGGCTTCTGGCAAAATCTCAGTTTCCGCTGGAAGCTGACCTTGCTGCTGCTGACCACCGCAGCAGTGCCCGTCTTGGTTGTTACCCAGTTGTTGACAACGATTTCTGCTCAGCAGTTCTTGCGTCAGATTAAAGCGTCCGTATCTGAAAAAAATGCCCTGTTTACAGACGAATACGTACTCTGGACCCAGGAAGAAGTGCAGACGGATGCCGAGGCAATTCTCGGAGACGTGCAGTCAGCCGGCATTGACCTCAACAACCCTGAACAGGTTCAGGCGCGCCAGCCATTTCTCCAGAATCTGCTCAAACTGCGGAGCGATGTCGATCCAGAAACCCTGAAAAGTTTTAAGATCCTCACCAATGCTCAGGGTCAAACAGTCGCTCAGTCGGTGCAGGTGCTGGATGAAGATTTTACTACCCCTCCGTCCCTCCCGGCTCCATCTGAGACACTGAAACCCCAGTCATTTCACCTGCTCTCCCTGCCTGTGGGAATTCCCCTGGGAGATATTCCCATTGTCCAAAGTGCATTGCAACGTGGCCGTCCCCTTGTAGGCATGGAACTGCTGAAAGGAAGCTATCTCCAGCGGTTGGGATTGGATAAGCAAGCCAATGTTGGGATTCGTCCTCAAGCCATCAAGGGGTTGCCAGAACCCAAACAACCCTTCCCCGAGGGCACCTATAACATCGATGGGGGCAAGGCCGGACTGGTAAGTATGGCAGTGTACCCGATTCGCACCGGGGGCAAGCTCACCGGAACCGTGGTTGTCGGTTCCTTGCTGAATCGTAACTTTGGCATTCCCGATAAGTTTACCCAGCGCTATCCCGATATTCCGGTGGCCACGATTTTTGCCCAAGACTGGCGGGTCAGTACCAATGTCCCCTATGTCGATCCCGTGACCAAAAAGCCCGATAACACCCGAGCCATTGCGACACGGGTGTCCCGAGAAGTCGCCGCCCAGGTGCTTAACCAGGGCGAGAAATTTGTTGGAACCACCAACATTGTCGGCGTCAATTACCTGACGGCTTACACCCCTCTCTACGATCATCAAAAGGCACTCAACCCCGAGGCCAAGCCCGTGGGGATTGCCTTTGTGGGCAAGCCTTTGACCGAGGTGGATCAATTACTCTGGCGTGAGCGAGCCCTGGGCTACGGTATTGGCGGTGGCATGTTGTTACTGGTGGGGTTAATTGCGCTCCCCTTAGCGGGTACCTTCTCCCGACCCTTGCGCCGTCTGACTCATTTTGCCGAGCAGGTGGGCAGTGGAGAAACCAGTATGCGGCTGGAAAACACCCAGAGCCAGGATGAAATTGGCATTCTCTCCCAAGAAATGAACCAAATGGTGGGTCGCCTAGAGGCCAATCTCCTAGCCCAGCGACAGGAAGCCCAGCGATCGCAACTGTTTGCAGAAATAGCCCAATCTGAGTCATCGACGCTGACGGTTTTACTCAATCAGTTGCTCACAAATATCCGAACCCAAATGGGTGTTGATCGGGTAGTGGTGTATCGGTTCAACCTCGACTGGAGCGGCTACGTTTCAGCAGAATCAGTAGCTCCAGGGTGGTTCCAAGCCCTCGCCGACAAAATTGAAGACCCCTGCATTCCCCAAGACCTGCTAGAAAGCTACCGCCAGGGACGGGTGGTTCCCACAACAGATGTGTTTAATGCCGGATTCCATCCCCAGCATTTAAAACTCATGGAGCGGCTGCAAATTAAATCCAATCTCGTCACCCCCATCGTCGCCGGTGACCAACTCTATGGCCTGCTAGTTGCCCACCACTGTGCCCAACCGCATGTTTGGCAGCCCTCGGAGATCGACCAGTTAGGGCAATTTGCCAGTCAGATTGGTCTGTCCTTGAGTCGGGTGGTTTCCCTGGAGCAGAAAAGCTTAGAAGCCAAGCGTTCCCAACTCTTTGCCGAAGTCACCGCCGCCAAAGCTAGGGTCTCTCAGGACTTGGAATTTGTCTTTAATCGCGCCGTCACCGGAGCATTGGATTACCTCCAGGCAGACCGGGTGGTGGTTTACCAATTCAACCGCGATTGGAGCGGCTTTGTCGCCTCCGAAGCCGTCCTCCCCGGTTGGCCCCAGGCTCTAAACAACACCATTGAAGATGCCTGTATTCCCCAACAATTGCGGGATGCCTATTGTCAGGGACGGGTTGTTCCCACCAAAGATGTTTTCAATGCTGGATTCCATCCCGAGCATTTGAAACTGATGGAGCGGCTGCAAATTAAAGCCAACCTGGTGACCCCGATTGTGACCAACAACCAACTGTATGGTTTACTGGTTGCCCACTTCTGCGGTCGGCCCCACGTCTGGCAACAGTCAGAAATCGACTTTCTCACCCAGTTAGCCACCCTGGTGGGGTTGTCCCTCGACCGGGTGAACTTCCTGCAAGATTCAGAAGTGGCACGGCAACAGGCAGAAGCTCTGGCCAAAGAACAACAGCGGCAGAAAGAAGCGATTCAGCTCCAGTTAATTGACCTGCTGAGCAGTGTGGAAGGGGCTTCCCGTGGGGATTTAACCGTGCGGGCGGATGTGACAGCGGCGGATATTGGCACCGTTGCCGACTTCTTTAATGCCATTATTGGCAGCTTACGTAAGATTGTGGTGCAGGTGCAGGCATCCGCCCAGCAGGTGAGTACCTCCGTGGGCAAGAATGAAGGCGCGATTCGTCAACTGGCTGACCAGGCTCTGAAGCAGGCCGATGAAATTACCCGCACCCTCAGTTCCGTGGAGCAGATGTCTCGCTCCATCCAAACGGTGTCTGACAATGCCAAACAGGCAGCGACGGTGGCACGTCAAGCTTCCACCACTGCCGAAGCTGGAGAAGTTGCCATGGATCGCACGGTGCAGAGTATTCTGCAACTGCGGGATACGGTGGGTGAAACTTCAAAGCGAGTGAAACGCTTAGGGGAATCCTCCCAACAGATTTCTAAGGTGGTGGCCCTGATTAACCAGATCGCCATGAAAACGAAGCTGCTGTCGATTAACGCCAGTATTGAAGCAGCCCTCGCAGGGGAAGAAGGACGGGGCTTCGCAGTGGTTGCTGAAGAAGTTGGACAACTGTCCGCGCAGTCAGCAATGGCCACCAAGGAGATTGAGCGGATTGTCGAGAGCATTCAGCGGGAAACCAGCGAAGTGGTAGCAGCGATGGAAGTGGGGACTACCCAAGTGGTTGAAGGCACCCAACTGGTGGAGGGTGCCAAGCAGAGTTTGGAACAGATTGTCGAAGTGTCTCGCCAGATTGACCAGTTGGTGCAGGCCATTTCCCAGGCAACCGTTTCCCAAACCCAGACCTCTGACAGTGTGGCTCAGTTGATGCAGGCGATCGCCCAGACCTCTGAACAAACCTCGGCCTCTTCACGACAAGTCTCGCAAGCCCTGGAACAGACCGTGAAAGTCGCCCAGGAGTTACAAGTGTCGGTGGGTACATTCAAGGTTAATACTCAGGGGTAA
- a CDS encoding response regulator, which translates to MRLAFPTDIIEEMFLLKADQVLVTTGQPILERDGYLLPLIYLGQWLKFHCPRQSMDPESAPVINLPTVLTIAQGNQLVGFQVDRCWGEQEVAIRQVEGTIPMSPGFIGCTILGDGQIVPLVDAGKLLDWIHDQGGDGTSKGGATPMGTLSPSSIPQLNADNSATDGQQRPIATNRILIVDDSVNVRRFLALTLEKAGYQVEQAKDGQDAVEKLLGGDLQVQAVICDIEMPRLDGYGFLARIKADPAHRWLPIAMLTSRSGDKHRQLAMSLGAAAYFTKPYKEAELLQSLQNLISASQSHAL; encoded by the coding sequence ATGCGATTGGCCTTTCCCACGGACATCATTGAAGAAATGTTCTTACTGAAAGCTGATCAGGTACTTGTCACCACGGGCCAACCGATTCTGGAACGGGATGGGTATCTGCTCCCCCTGATCTATCTTGGTCAGTGGCTGAAGTTCCACTGCCCTCGTCAGTCCATGGATCCAGAATCAGCCCCTGTGATCAACCTACCCACGGTATTAACCATTGCCCAGGGGAATCAGTTGGTCGGGTTTCAGGTCGATCGCTGTTGGGGAGAACAGGAGGTCGCCATCCGCCAAGTGGAGGGAACCATCCCCATGTCTCCTGGTTTTATTGGCTGCACCATTTTAGGAGACGGTCAAATTGTGCCCTTGGTCGATGCTGGTAAATTGTTGGATTGGATTCATGATCAAGGTGGCGATGGTACCAGCAAGGGAGGAGCCACTCCAATGGGAACCTTGTCCCCGTCGAGCATACCCCAATTGAATGCCGACAATAGTGCCACCGATGGCCAGCAGCGTCCCATTGCCACCAACCGTATTTTAATTGTGGATGACTCGGTGAATGTGCGCCGCTTTTTAGCCTTGACCTTAGAAAAAGCTGGCTATCAGGTAGAACAGGCCAAGGATGGGCAAGATGCGGTTGAAAAGTTGCTCGGAGGTGACCTTCAAGTGCAGGCTGTGATCTGTGACATTGAAATGCCCCGCCTTGATGGCTATGGTTTCTTGGCACGGATTAAAGCAGACCCTGCCCATCGATGGCTACCGATCGCCATGCTCACCTCCCGGAGTGGTGATAAACATCGACAACTGGCAATGAGTTTAGGGGCTGCTGCCTACTTCACCAAGCCATACAAAGAAGCAGAACTGTTGCAAAGTTTACAAAACCTGATCTCAGCTTCCCAGTCCCATGCCCTTTAG
- a CDS encoding type II toxin-antitoxin system VapC family toxin: MTVVLDASALLAYLKAEPGGDLVDGVLAESVISSVNWAEVIQKSIAASVNVDGMLDDLEALGLVVEPFTPEDGEMAGRLWEQTRQAGLSLGDRACLSLGLRLGVNVLTADHAWTALNLSLDMQVIRT; the protein is encoded by the coding sequence ATGACGGTTGTTTTGGATGCTTCGGCCCTGCTGGCGTATTTGAAGGCTGAGCCGGGGGGCGATCTCGTGGATGGGGTGCTGGCGGAATCGGTGATATCGAGTGTGAATTGGGCGGAAGTGATCCAAAAGTCGATCGCCGCAAGTGTGAATGTGGATGGAATGCTGGATGACTTGGAGGCGCTGGGGTTGGTGGTAGAACCGTTTACGCCGGAAGATGGCGAAATGGCGGGACGACTCTGGGAACAGACGAGACAAGCAGGTTTGTCCCTGGGCGATCGCGCTTGTTTGAGTTTGGGACTGAGATTGGGAGTTAATGTTTTGACAGCCGATCACGCCTGGACAGCTCTCAATCTGTCTCTCGATATGCAGGTGATTAGAACTTGA
- the ctpA gene encoding carboxyl-terminal processing protease CtpA encodes MTLKFLTCINGFFSIGLSFILVLVLGLCVSMPAAHALSEGQRLLNEAWRIVDRAYVDDTFNQHNWWQVRQQALKQPLGDREAAYAAIQTMLASLDDPFTRLLRPDQYRSLQTSTSGELTGVGLQIALDAATGELEVIAPIEGSPAEQAGIQPRDRILEIDGIPTTQLTLDEAAQRMRGIVGSAVKLTIKHVENPPTELSLVRGRIILNPVVAELRSTMQGSPIGYIRLNQFNANATAELAHALARFEKQGADAYILDLRNNPGGLLQAGIEVARLWLDTGTIVYTVNRQGIEGSFAAMGSALTHDPLVVLVNQGTASASEILAGALQDNGRAQLVGETTFGKGLIQSLFELPDGAGLAVTVAKYETPLHHDIHRLGIRPDLRVPLESLTREQIGTDADSQYQAAVELLTNPAVLAGAA; translated from the coding sequence ATGACGTTAAAATTCTTGACATGCATAAACGGTTTTTTTTCAATCGGGCTGTCATTTATTCTCGTCTTAGTTCTAGGACTTTGTGTCAGCATGCCTGCTGCCCATGCCCTGTCGGAGGGGCAGAGACTGTTAAATGAAGCCTGGCGGATTGTGGATCGTGCCTATGTGGATGACACGTTTAATCAACACAACTGGTGGCAGGTGCGTCAACAGGCCTTGAAGCAACCCTTGGGGGATCGGGAGGCAGCCTATGCTGCGATTCAGACCATGCTGGCGAGTCTGGACGATCCATTTACACGGTTGTTGCGCCCCGATCAGTACCGGAGTTTACAGACTAGTACCTCTGGGGAGCTAACAGGGGTGGGGCTCCAGATTGCCCTCGACGCTGCCACTGGGGAGCTAGAAGTGATTGCCCCCATTGAAGGTTCCCCTGCTGAACAGGCGGGTATTCAACCCCGCGATCGCATTCTGGAAATTGATGGCATCCCCACCACCCAGTTAACCCTGGATGAGGCGGCCCAGCGGATGCGCGGCATTGTCGGTAGCGCGGTGAAGCTGACCATCAAACATGTCGAGAACCCGCCGACGGAATTGTCCTTGGTGCGGGGACGAATTATCCTCAATCCGGTGGTAGCGGAGCTACGCTCGACGATGCAGGGTTCTCCCATTGGCTATATTCGGTTGAACCAATTCAATGCCAATGCCACCGCGGAGCTTGCCCATGCCCTGGCGCGTTTTGAAAAACAGGGCGCGGATGCCTACATTCTGGATTTACGGAATAATCCGGGGGGGCTCCTCCAGGCTGGGATTGAAGTTGCGCGGCTGTGGTTAGATACGGGAACCATTGTCTACACGGTGAATCGGCAAGGGATTGAGGGCAGTTTTGCCGCAATGGGATCGGCGCTGACCCATGATCCACTGGTGGTGTTGGTAAACCAAGGAACCGCCAGTGCCAGTGAAATTCTGGCGGGGGCGCTACAAGACAATGGTCGCGCCCAGTTGGTGGGGGAGACCACCTTTGGCAAGGGCTTAATTCAATCGTTGTTTGAACTCCCGGACGGGGCAGGATTAGCCGTTACCGTTGCTAAGTATGAAACCCCGCTGCACCACGATATTCATCGCCTGGGAATTCGCCCCGATCTGCGGGTGCCCTTGGAATCCCTGACTCGCGAACAGATTGGGACGGATGCCGATTCCCAATATCAAGCGGCGGTGGAGTTGTTAACGAACCCTGCGGTACTCGCCGGTGCAGCGTAG
- a CDS encoding HD domain-containing protein: MQRSWGRTYHDPLHGAIALERSDPIEALLIRLIDTPAFQRLRRIRQLGPASLTFHGAEGSRFTHSLGVLAIARRAFDRLAHHYPQLGVHRAVVLCAALLHDIGHGPFSHTSEEIFDGHHEAWTSRILQESEPIRTLLTDFSPELIDQIQQVYRKQYPIPLVWQLVSSQLDCDRLDYLLRDSYFTGASYGHLDLDRILMAMNYDPVTQQLVVAHKGMAAIEHYLVVRYFMYAQVYSHPKNLAASWGLDQAFQRARELLTRQQLAADETVTAWLSLPSDQLTLAQYLAADDGVLTYHLQRWQSSSDRVLADLCRRFLDRDLLKALDVTLLAPADRDWLLNQAYIYLGQADLVPTSYAGLRVAKSRGYTLYQRGIKLQTAEGLQEISTVSPLVQTLIQPYERVWLIYPREIEVPLLSAQRQLRLSPPPPPTPV, translated from the coding sequence GTGCAGCGTAGCTGGGGTCGAACTTACCACGATCCACTCCACGGGGCGATCGCCCTCGAACGCAGCGATCCCATCGAAGCGTTATTGATCCGACTGATTGATACCCCTGCCTTTCAGCGGTTGCGCCGTATCCGGCAATTGGGGCCTGCCAGCCTCACCTTTCACGGGGCGGAAGGGTCACGGTTTACCCATTCCCTGGGGGTGTTGGCGATCGCCCGTCGTGCCTTTGATCGTTTGGCCCATCACTATCCCCAACTGGGAGTGCATCGCGCTGTGGTGTTGTGCGCCGCCCTGTTACACGACATTGGTCATGGTCCCTTCAGCCATACCAGTGAGGAGATCTTTGACGGCCATCATGAAGCCTGGACGAGTCGGATTCTGCAAGAGTCAGAGCCGATTCGCACCCTGTTGACCGACTTTTCCCCGGAGTTAATTGACCAGATTCAGCAGGTTTACCGCAAACAGTACCCGATTCCCTTAGTTTGGCAGTTGGTTTCCAGTCAATTGGACTGCGATCGCCTGGACTATTTGCTGCGGGATAGTTATTTTACGGGAGCTTCCTATGGTCATCTGGATCTAGATCGGATTCTGATGGCGATGAACTATGACCCCGTGACCCAGCAATTGGTGGTGGCCCACAAAGGGATGGCTGCGATTGAACATTATTTAGTGGTGCGGTACTTCATGTATGCCCAAGTCTATAGTCACCCGAAAAACCTGGCTGCATCTTGGGGATTAGACCAGGCTTTTCAGCGGGCACGGGAATTACTCACCCGCCAACAATTGGCCGCCGATGAGACGGTGACGGCTTGGTTAAGTCTCCCCAGCGACCAGTTGACCTTGGCGCAGTATCTGGCGGCGGATGATGGTGTCCTCACCTACCACCTCCAGCGCTGGCAAAGCAGTTCAGACCGCGTGTTGGCCGATCTGTGTCGGCGGTTTTTGGATCGGGATCTACTCAAAGCCTTGGATGTCACCCTCCTAGCCCCAGCGGATCGGGACTGGTTGCTGAATCAAGCCTATATTTACCTCGGGCAGGCTGACTTGGTGCCCACCTCCTATGCAGGGCTCCGGGTGGCGAAGAGTCGAGGCTATACCCTCTATCAGCGGGGGATCAAACTCCAGACAGCCGAAGGTCTTCAGGAAATTAGTACCGTTTCCCCCTTGGTGCAAACCCTGATTCAGCCCTATGAGCGGGTGTGGCTGATCTACCCCCGAGAAATTGAAGTTCCCCTCCTGAGCGCCCAGCGTCAACTGCGTCTGTCCCCGCCACCTCCCCCCACTCCAGTGTGA
- the petD gene encoding cytochrome b6-f complex subunit IV, producing the protein MATEKKPDLSDPELRAKLAKGMGHNYYGEPAWPNDLLYIFPVVIMGTIALCIGLAVLDPAMVGEAANPFATPLEILPEWYLYPVFQILRTVPNKLLGVILMGSVPLGLILIPFIENVNKFQNPFRRPVATTIFLFGTLVTIWLGVGATFPIDKSLTLGLF; encoded by the coding sequence ATGGCAACTGAAAAGAAGCCGGATCTCAGCGATCCGGAGTTGCGTGCCAAGCTAGCCAAAGGCATGGGTCACAACTACTATGGTGAACCTGCCTGGCCCAATGACTTGTTGTATATCTTCCCCGTGGTGATTATGGGGACAATTGCCCTGTGTATTGGTTTAGCAGTGCTTGATCCTGCCATGGTGGGTGAAGCTGCTAACCCCTTTGCAACCCCCTTGGAAATTTTGCCAGAGTGGTATCTCTACCCGGTGTTCCAGATTCTCCGCACCGTTCCCAATAAATTACTGGGGGTGATACTGATGGGCTCCGTGCCCTTGGGCTTGATTCTGATTCCCTTCATTGAGAATGTCAACAAGTTCCAAAACCCCTTCCGCCGCCCGGTTGCTACCACCATCTTCTTGTTTGGTACCCTGGTCACCATCTGGCTGGGTGTGGGGGCGACCTTCCCCATTGACAAGTCTCTGACCCTGGGCTTGTTCTAA